One genomic region from Pyrinomonadaceae bacterium encodes:
- the tnpA gene encoding IS200/IS605 family transposase encodes MGSTFFSLHYHIVFSTKERRPFIKPEWQPRLHAYLGGIIKGMNGVPEIVGGVEDHLHILASLRPVHCIADVLRDLKKESSTWAKENFDRRFTWQEGYAAFTVSPTATESVRRYIATQEAHHRKHSFVDELRELLNAAGIEFDEKYLL; translated from the coding sequence ATGGGTTCAACCTTCTTCAGCCTGCACTATCACATCGTCTTCTCGACCAAGGAGCGGCGACCCTTCATTAAGCCCGAATGGCAACCACGTCTTCATGCATACCTCGGCGGGATCATTAAAGGCATGAACGGCGTGCCCGAGATTGTCGGCGGAGTTGAGGATCACCTCCATATCCTTGCGAGTCTCAGGCCAGTGCATTGCATTGCGGATGTACTTCGCGACTTGAAGAAGGAATCGTCCACGTGGGCTAAAGAGAATTTTGATCGCAGATTCACCTGGCAAGAGGGTTATGCGGCGTTCACCGTAAGCCCCACGGCGACCGAATCCGTGAGGCGCTACATTGCCACGCAGGAGGCGCATCATCGTAAACATTCGTTTGTTGATGAATTGAGAGAGCTTCTTAACGCGGCCGGTATCGAATTTGATGAGAAGTACTTGTTGTGA
- a CDS encoding AraC family transcriptional regulator, with the protein MHQQFSPITLGQRLLTFNAGGFVLTETTHRPEQKLPRHLHELTNLAFVVAGSFTEILDRRSIECDRQSVLIKPPGEAHANRYGTAGMRCLLVEITGPQLDDLYPCSRALAEVRHVRGGLLSLLGTRIYNEFRLQDETSILAIEGLMLEVVASLARQHTRSMRKRPRWLDQAKDILHAEFPNRVSLAGVAATVGIHPVQLARAFRGSFGCTPGDYVRQLRIDFARRELSDSNKPIVEIALAAGFAHQAHFSRVFKAHTGLTPKEFRDEHTSATRRVARK; encoded by the coding sequence ATGCATCAGCAATTCAGTCCAATCACACTCGGACAACGCCTGCTGACTTTCAACGCCGGCGGTTTTGTCCTAACGGAAACAACTCATCGGCCGGAACAGAAGCTGCCTCGTCACCTTCACGAACTCACGAACCTCGCCTTCGTCGTCGCTGGATCATTCACAGAGATTCTTGATCGGCGCTCGATTGAATGTGACCGGCAGAGTGTCTTGATCAAGCCACCCGGCGAAGCCCATGCGAATCGCTACGGAACCGCAGGCATGCGCTGTCTCCTCGTGGAGATCACGGGGCCACAGCTGGACGATCTTTATCCATGCTCCCGAGCGCTCGCCGAAGTCCGCCACGTTCGCGGCGGACTGTTGTCGTTGTTGGGAACAAGAATCTACAACGAGTTTCGTCTGCAGGACGAAACCTCGATTCTCGCCATTGAAGGCTTGATGCTGGAAGTCGTGGCGAGTCTGGCCCGCCAACACACTCGCTCGATGAGGAAGCGGCCTCGCTGGCTGGACCAGGCCAAAGACATTCTTCACGCGGAGTTCCCCAACCGCGTGAGTCTGGCCGGAGTGGCGGCGACAGTTGGGATTCATCCGGTGCAGCTGGCCAGGGCCTTTCGCGGCTCATTCGGTTGTACACCCGGCGATTATGTACGGCAGCTCCGCATCGATTTTGCCCGCCGTGAACTTTCCGATTCCAATAAGCCCATCGTCGAGATCGCTTTGGCCGCAGGCTTCGCGCATCAAGCCCACTTCTCGCGGGTTTTCAAAGCGCACACCGGTCTGACTCCCAAAGAGTTTCGTGATGAGCATACCAGCGCAACCCGAAGGGTTGCCAGAAAGTAG
- a CDS encoding DNA adenine methylase, with amino-acid sequence MTTEKDTKDTSGLIRSPLRYPGAKLRLLTPIAETLKLNSLKPKLFCEPLAGGLSVSLRLLSQNLVENIAIGEKDPLVAGFWKTVFKDTEWLVEQVERLEITVENWKAYRDRVCRTNRESALACIFLNRTSFSGILADSAGPIGGPNQASDYKIDCRFNKEDVIKRIRQASELKDRVKFVNRGGWKSTIKKVKALDYKPQETFFYFDPPFYAKADRLYRYYFEDQDHLELCRFLNTFKRPWLLSYDNAPEIVKMYSSGANGTNHVEHLYSIASAGTRQKTKELFITNLKRLPASAN; translated from the coding sequence TGATTAGGTCGCCTCTGCGATATCCGGGAGCCAAGCTCCGGCTGCTTACACCAATCGCCGAGACACTTAAGTTGAACTCGCTCAAGCCTAAACTTTTCTGTGAACCTCTTGCGGGCGGGTTGAGCGTCAGCTTAAGACTCTTAAGCCAGAACTTAGTTGAAAATATAGCGATTGGCGAAAAAGACCCGCTTGTAGCTGGCTTTTGGAAAACGGTCTTCAAGGACACTGAGTGGCTTGTAGAGCAAGTCGAGCGGTTGGAAATCACAGTAGAGAACTGGAAGGCATATCGCGACCGTGTCTGCAGAACGAATCGAGAATCTGCATTGGCGTGCATCTTTCTAAACCGAACTAGCTTTTCCGGAATACTTGCAGACTCTGCTGGGCCAATTGGAGGGCCGAACCAGGCCTCGGACTACAAGATCGATTGCAGGTTTAACAAAGAGGATGTGATAAAGCGAATCCGCCAAGCGAGTGAACTTAAGGATCGGGTAAAATTTGTTAATCGAGGCGGATGGAAAAGTACTATCAAAAAAGTTAAAGCGCTAGACTACAAACCTCAGGAAACCTTCTTTTATTTTGACCCGCCATTTTATGCTAAAGCTGACAGGTTGTATCGGTACTACTTTGAAGATCAAGATCATCTTGAACTGTGCCGCTTCTTAAATACATTTAAGCGACCTTGGCTATTGAGTTACGATAACGCACCAGAAATTGTAAAAATGTACTCCTCGGGTGCCAACGGCACGAATCACGTCGAACACTTGTATTCGATCGCATCCGCGGGCACTCGACAAAAGACAAAGGAACTATTTATAACCAATCTCAAACGGCTTCCGGCGTCGGCTAATTAA